From Cuculus canorus isolate bCucCan1 chromosome 7, bCucCan1.pri, whole genome shotgun sequence, one genomic window encodes:
- the ARHGAP19 gene encoding rho GTPase-activating protein 19 isoform X1 → MGRRSGGYEMAAGAAAPGGSDAICNFVICNDSSLRSQPIIFNPDFFVEKLRHEKPEVFTELVVSNITRLIDLPGAELAQLMGEEDPKLPGANSTASGFFRSLMSLKRKEKGVVFGSPLTEEGIAQVSQLIEYLHKNLRAEGLFRIPGNSIRQQILKDALNSGTDIDLDSGEFHSNDVATLLKVFLGELPEPLLTHKHFHAHLKIADLMLFDEKGNKTSTPDKERQIEALQLLFLILPAPNRSLLKLLLDLLYQTAKKQDKNKMSAHNLALMFAPHILWPRNVTANDLQENITKLNNGVTFMIKHSQKLFKAPAYIRECARLHYLGSRAHTSKDDLDLLASPGSMELQPLKSQKRSRLDSCHQEETQQRTEEALKELFRHVHNMPDSAKKKKLIRQFNKHPMALTPGSDIPASPAPRRTRSRSFSGLIKRKVLGTPGVVERKSRDATPEPERVSKENIHLLQKCGSPAHMSQTKLKSLEGRKEESCRRIRTHLLSKDSSSL, encoded by the exons TGATGCCATCTGCAATTTTGTCATTTGCAATGACTCCTCCCTCCGCAGCCAGCCGATCATCTTCAATCCTGACTTCTTTGTAGAAAAGCTACGCCATGAAAAACCGGAGGTGTTCACAGAGCTGGTTGTCAGCAACATTACCAGGCTCATTGACTTGCCAGGGGCAGAGCTGGCCCAGCTGATGGGAGAGGAGGACCCAAAGCTGCCTGGGGCAAACAGTACAGCCTCTGGATTTTTTCGTTCTCTGATGTCTCTGAAGCGCAAGG agaaaGGGGTGGTGTTTGGCTCGCCGCTGACAGAAGAAGGCATTGCACAGGTCTCCCAGCTAATCGAGTACCTGCACAAAA ATTTAAGAGCAGAAGGCTTGTTTCGCATACCAGGCAACAGCATCAGGCAACAGATCCTAAAGGATGCTCTGAACAGTGGTACAGATATTGACCTGGACTCTGGGGAGTTTCATTCCAATGATGTGGCCACCCTGCTAAAGGTGTTCCTGGGTGAATTGCCAGAGCCGCTGCTGACACACAAGCACTTCCATGCCCACCTCAAAATTGCAG ACTTGATGCTGTTTGATGAGAAGGGAAATAAGACCAGCACTCCAGACAAAGAGCGCCAGATTGAAGCCCTCCAGCTGCTGTTTTTGATCCTTCCTGCACCTAACCGCAGTCTGCTCAAACTGCTGCTGGACTTGCTCTACCAGACTGCCAAGAAACAGGACAAGAACAAGATGTCTGCCCACAATCTTGCCCTCATGTTTGCACCACACATCTTATGGCCCAGAAAT GTGACAGCAAATGACCTCCAGGAGAATATCACAAAGCTAAACAATGGAGTGACCTTCATGATCAAACACTCTCAGAAACTCTTCAAG GCCCCAGCGTACATCCGGGAGTGTGCCAGGCTGCACTACCTGGGATCCAGAGCCCACACATCAAAG GATGACCTGGATTTGCTGGCGTCTCCTGGCTCCATggagctgcagcccctcaagTCTCAGAAGCGAAGCCGGCTGGACAGTTGCCATCAGGAGGAGACCCAGCAGCGCACAGAGGAGGCACTGAAAGAGCTTTTCCGCCATGTCCACAATATGCCTGACTCCgcaaagaagaagaagctcATCCGGCAG TTTAATAAGCATCCTATGGCTCTCACTCCTGGATCTGATATACCTGCATCCCCAGCACCGCGACGCACCCGCTCACGCTCTTTCAGCGGCCTCATTAAG AGGAAAGTTTTGGGAACCCCAGGtgttgtggagaggaagagcAGGGATGCCACACCGGAGCCCGAGAGAGTCAGCAAAGAGAATATTCACCTG TTACAGAAATGTGGCTCTCCAGCTCACATGTCCCAAACGAAGCTGAAATCTTTGGAGGGCCGGAAAGAG GAATCTTGTAGACGCATACGAACCCACCTGCTTTCCAAGGATTCATCATCCCTCTGA
- the ARHGAP19 gene encoding rho GTPase-activating protein 19 isoform X2, translating to MKAGCLNLYDKRCDAICNFVICNDSSLRSQPIIFNPDFFVEKLRHEKPEVFTELVVSNITRLIDLPGAELAQLMGEEDPKLPGANSTASGFFRSLMSLKRKEKGVVFGSPLTEEGIAQVSQLIEYLHKNLRAEGLFRIPGNSIRQQILKDALNSGTDIDLDSGEFHSNDVATLLKVFLGELPEPLLTHKHFHAHLKIADLMLFDEKGNKTSTPDKERQIEALQLLFLILPAPNRSLLKLLLDLLYQTAKKQDKNKMSAHNLALMFAPHILWPRNVTANDLQENITKLNNGVTFMIKHSQKLFKAPAYIRECARLHYLGSRAHTSKDDLDLLASPGSMELQPLKSQKRSRLDSCHQEETQQRTEEALKELFRHVHNMPDSAKKKKLIRQFNKHPMALTPGSDIPASPAPRRTRSRSFSGLIKRKVLGTPGVVERKSRDATPEPERVSKENIHLLQKCGSPAHMSQTKLKSLEGRKEESCRRIRTHLLSKDSSSL from the exons TGATGCCATCTGCAATTTTGTCATTTGCAATGACTCCTCCCTCCGCAGCCAGCCGATCATCTTCAATCCTGACTTCTTTGTAGAAAAGCTACGCCATGAAAAACCGGAGGTGTTCACAGAGCTGGTTGTCAGCAACATTACCAGGCTCATTGACTTGCCAGGGGCAGAGCTGGCCCAGCTGATGGGAGAGGAGGACCCAAAGCTGCCTGGGGCAAACAGTACAGCCTCTGGATTTTTTCGTTCTCTGATGTCTCTGAAGCGCAAGG agaaaGGGGTGGTGTTTGGCTCGCCGCTGACAGAAGAAGGCATTGCACAGGTCTCCCAGCTAATCGAGTACCTGCACAAAA ATTTAAGAGCAGAAGGCTTGTTTCGCATACCAGGCAACAGCATCAGGCAACAGATCCTAAAGGATGCTCTGAACAGTGGTACAGATATTGACCTGGACTCTGGGGAGTTTCATTCCAATGATGTGGCCACCCTGCTAAAGGTGTTCCTGGGTGAATTGCCAGAGCCGCTGCTGACACACAAGCACTTCCATGCCCACCTCAAAATTGCAG ACTTGATGCTGTTTGATGAGAAGGGAAATAAGACCAGCACTCCAGACAAAGAGCGCCAGATTGAAGCCCTCCAGCTGCTGTTTTTGATCCTTCCTGCACCTAACCGCAGTCTGCTCAAACTGCTGCTGGACTTGCTCTACCAGACTGCCAAGAAACAGGACAAGAACAAGATGTCTGCCCACAATCTTGCCCTCATGTTTGCACCACACATCTTATGGCCCAGAAAT GTGACAGCAAATGACCTCCAGGAGAATATCACAAAGCTAAACAATGGAGTGACCTTCATGATCAAACACTCTCAGAAACTCTTCAAG GCCCCAGCGTACATCCGGGAGTGTGCCAGGCTGCACTACCTGGGATCCAGAGCCCACACATCAAAG GATGACCTGGATTTGCTGGCGTCTCCTGGCTCCATggagctgcagcccctcaagTCTCAGAAGCGAAGCCGGCTGGACAGTTGCCATCAGGAGGAGACCCAGCAGCGCACAGAGGAGGCACTGAAAGAGCTTTTCCGCCATGTCCACAATATGCCTGACTCCgcaaagaagaagaagctcATCCGGCAG TTTAATAAGCATCCTATGGCTCTCACTCCTGGATCTGATATACCTGCATCCCCAGCACCGCGACGCACCCGCTCACGCTCTTTCAGCGGCCTCATTAAG AGGAAAGTTTTGGGAACCCCAGGtgttgtggagaggaagagcAGGGATGCCACACCGGAGCCCGAGAGAGTCAGCAAAGAGAATATTCACCTG TTACAGAAATGTGGCTCTCCAGCTCACATGTCCCAAACGAAGCTGAAATCTTTGGAGGGCCGGAAAGAG GAATCTTGTAGACGCATACGAACCCACCTGCTTTCCAAGGATTCATCATCCCTCTGA
- the ARHGAP19 gene encoding rho GTPase-activating protein 19 isoform X3, giving the protein MPLQKLSALIDAICNFVICNDSSLRSQPIIFNPDFFVEKLRHEKPEVFTELVVSNITRLIDLPGAELAQLMGEEDPKLPGANSTASGFFRSLMSLKRKEKGVVFGSPLTEEGIAQVSQLIEYLHKNLRAEGLFRIPGNSIRQQILKDALNSGTDIDLDSGEFHSNDVATLLKVFLGELPEPLLTHKHFHAHLKIADLMLFDEKGNKTSTPDKERQIEALQLLFLILPAPNRSLLKLLLDLLYQTAKKQDKNKMSAHNLALMFAPHILWPRNVTANDLQENITKLNNGVTFMIKHSQKLFKAPAYIRECARLHYLGSRAHTSKDDLDLLASPGSMELQPLKSQKRSRLDSCHQEETQQRTEEALKELFRHVHNMPDSAKKKKLIRQFNKHPMALTPGSDIPASPAPRRTRSRSFSGLIKRKVLGTPGVVERKSRDATPEPERVSKENIHLLQKCGSPAHMSQTKLKSLEGRKEESCRRIRTHLLSKDSSSL; this is encoded by the exons TGATGCCATCTGCAATTTTGTCATTTGCAATGACTCCTCCCTCCGCAGCCAGCCGATCATCTTCAATCCTGACTTCTTTGTAGAAAAGCTACGCCATGAAAAACCGGAGGTGTTCACAGAGCTGGTTGTCAGCAACATTACCAGGCTCATTGACTTGCCAGGGGCAGAGCTGGCCCAGCTGATGGGAGAGGAGGACCCAAAGCTGCCTGGGGCAAACAGTACAGCCTCTGGATTTTTTCGTTCTCTGATGTCTCTGAAGCGCAAGG agaaaGGGGTGGTGTTTGGCTCGCCGCTGACAGAAGAAGGCATTGCACAGGTCTCCCAGCTAATCGAGTACCTGCACAAAA ATTTAAGAGCAGAAGGCTTGTTTCGCATACCAGGCAACAGCATCAGGCAACAGATCCTAAAGGATGCTCTGAACAGTGGTACAGATATTGACCTGGACTCTGGGGAGTTTCATTCCAATGATGTGGCCACCCTGCTAAAGGTGTTCCTGGGTGAATTGCCAGAGCCGCTGCTGACACACAAGCACTTCCATGCCCACCTCAAAATTGCAG ACTTGATGCTGTTTGATGAGAAGGGAAATAAGACCAGCACTCCAGACAAAGAGCGCCAGATTGAAGCCCTCCAGCTGCTGTTTTTGATCCTTCCTGCACCTAACCGCAGTCTGCTCAAACTGCTGCTGGACTTGCTCTACCAGACTGCCAAGAAACAGGACAAGAACAAGATGTCTGCCCACAATCTTGCCCTCATGTTTGCACCACACATCTTATGGCCCAGAAAT GTGACAGCAAATGACCTCCAGGAGAATATCACAAAGCTAAACAATGGAGTGACCTTCATGATCAAACACTCTCAGAAACTCTTCAAG GCCCCAGCGTACATCCGGGAGTGTGCCAGGCTGCACTACCTGGGATCCAGAGCCCACACATCAAAG GATGACCTGGATTTGCTGGCGTCTCCTGGCTCCATggagctgcagcccctcaagTCTCAGAAGCGAAGCCGGCTGGACAGTTGCCATCAGGAGGAGACCCAGCAGCGCACAGAGGAGGCACTGAAAGAGCTTTTCCGCCATGTCCACAATATGCCTGACTCCgcaaagaagaagaagctcATCCGGCAG TTTAATAAGCATCCTATGGCTCTCACTCCTGGATCTGATATACCTGCATCCCCAGCACCGCGACGCACCCGCTCACGCTCTTTCAGCGGCCTCATTAAG AGGAAAGTTTTGGGAACCCCAGGtgttgtggagaggaagagcAGGGATGCCACACCGGAGCCCGAGAGAGTCAGCAAAGAGAATATTCACCTG TTACAGAAATGTGGCTCTCCAGCTCACATGTCCCAAACGAAGCTGAAATCTTTGGAGGGCCGGAAAGAG GAATCTTGTAGACGCATACGAACCCACCTGCTTTCCAAGGATTCATCATCCCTCTGA